A section of the Pseudomonas sp. FP453 genome encodes:
- the tpx gene encoding thiol peroxidase, producing MAQVTLRGNPVQVEGDLPQVGAQAADFTLTAGDLSDATLATFAGKRKILNIFPSVDTPTCATSVRKFNAQANDLVNTVVLCISSDLPFAQARFCGSEGLENVKNLSDFRSAEFCENYGVNIVDGPLRSLTARAVVVLDENDKVLHSELVAEIGNEPNYEAALAVLK from the coding sequence ATGGCTCAAGTCACTCTCCGTGGTAACCCTGTCCAGGTTGAAGGCGATCTGCCACAAGTCGGCGCCCAAGCCGCTGATTTCACCCTGACTGCCGGCGATCTGTCGGACGCCACCCTGGCCACTTTCGCCGGCAAGCGCAAAATTCTGAACATCTTCCCAAGCGTCGACACCCCGACCTGCGCGACCTCGGTGCGCAAGTTCAACGCCCAGGCCAATGATCTGGTCAACACCGTTGTCCTGTGCATTTCCTCGGACCTGCCATTTGCCCAGGCGCGCTTCTGCGGCTCCGAAGGCCTGGAAAACGTGAAGAACCTGTCGGATTTCCGCAGTGCCGAGTTCTGCGAAAACTACGGCGTGAACATCGTTGATGGCCCGCTGCGCAGCCTGACCGCCCGTGCGGTGGTTGTACTGGACGAAAACGATAAAGTCCTGCACAGCGAGCTGGTCGCCGAAATCGGCAACGAGCCCAACTACGAAGCAGCCCTGGCTGTTTTGAAGTAA
- a CDS encoding MdtA/MuxA family multidrug efflux RND transporter periplasmic adaptor subunit: MVDQSMQSSPRKSRRWLFGLLVLLVIAGLCWKFWPASHKDDAAQAPAGRAGKSGMMRPGFGGAAGPVPVRVAPAVLGEFPVYYKALGTVTALNTINVRSRVGGELVKIAFEEGQMVKAGDLLAEIDPRSYQNALLQAQGTLLQNQAQLKNAQVDVERYRGLYAQDSIAKQTLDTAEALVLQYQGTVKTNQGAVDDAKLNLEFTKIRAPIGGRVGLRQVDVGNLVAANDTTFIAVITQTQPINVVFTLPENTLDTVLTRYHAGNKLPVEAWDRGDVKKQAVGVLQSLDNQIDVTTGTLKFKGRFDNKDQALFPNQFVNVHLLADTLHNVVLAPSAAIQFGNNGTFVYKLDGDKKVKIQPLVIGDTDGDNTVIKQGLVAGDRVVLEGTDRLKDGTEIEVVNDSTEVLTTPTEHLQGKPAAKGETGTTAGKAQKVGS, translated from the coding sequence ATGGTTGATCAATCCATGCAATCCTCCCCCCGTAAGTCCCGCCGCTGGCTGTTTGGCCTGCTTGTGCTGCTGGTTATCGCCGGCCTGTGCTGGAAATTCTGGCCCGCCAGCCACAAGGACGATGCCGCCCAGGCGCCAGCCGGGCGTGCCGGCAAGTCGGGAATGATGCGCCCGGGCTTCGGTGGTGCTGCCGGCCCGGTGCCGGTGCGTGTGGCGCCTGCGGTGCTCGGCGAGTTCCCGGTGTACTACAAGGCGCTGGGCACGGTGACCGCGCTCAACACCATCAACGTGCGCAGCCGGGTGGGCGGAGAGCTGGTGAAGATCGCCTTTGAAGAAGGGCAGATGGTCAAGGCCGGCGACCTGCTGGCCGAGATCGACCCGCGCAGCTACCAGAACGCCTTGCTCCAGGCCCAGGGCACGCTGTTGCAGAACCAGGCGCAACTGAAAAACGCCCAGGTGGATGTCGAGCGTTATCGCGGCCTGTATGCCCAGGACAGTATTGCCAAGCAGACCCTAGACACCGCCGAAGCGCTGGTCCTGCAATACCAGGGCACGGTCAAGACCAACCAGGGTGCGGTGGATGACGCCAAGCTCAACCTGGAATTCACCAAGATCCGCGCGCCCATCGGTGGCCGTGTCGGCTTGCGCCAGGTGGACGTGGGCAACCTGGTGGCGGCGAACGACACCACATTCATCGCCGTGATCACCCAGACCCAACCGATCAACGTGGTCTTCACCCTGCCGGAAAACACCCTGGACACCGTGCTCACCCGCTACCACGCCGGCAACAAGCTGCCGGTGGAAGCCTGGGACCGTGGCGACGTGAAGAAACAGGCCGTCGGTGTGCTGCAAAGCCTGGACAACCAGATCGACGTGACCACCGGTACCCTGAAATTCAAGGGGCGCTTCGATAACAAGGACCAGGCACTGTTCCCCAACCAGTTCGTCAATGTGCACCTGCTCGCCGACACCCTGCACAACGTGGTGCTGGCGCCATCTGCGGCGATCCAGTTCGGCAACAACGGCACCTTTGTCTACAAGCTCGATGGCGACAAGAAGGTCAAGATCCAACCCCTGGTCATTGGTGACACCGACGGCGACAACACCGTGATCAAGCAAGGCCTGGTGGCCGGTGATCGCGTGGTACTGGAAGGCACCGACCGCCTGAAGGACGGCACTGAAATCGAAGTGGTCAACGACAGCACCGAAGTGCTGACCACCCCGACCGAGCACCTGCAAGGCAAGCCTGCGGCGAAAGGGGAGACCGGCACCACCGCCGGCAAGGCGCAAAAGGTCGGTTCATGA